A window of Campylobacter lari subsp. lari contains these coding sequences:
- the mapA gene encoding outer membrane lipoprotein MapA: MFKKIFVCILTLFFGACAINPKNQGIAKVNEVIKIQAECYNPSDSKAYEAKIKGLVYISDVGLKYCTNKRTIDKSASLKKVYIHRVYDLNENLKYSSSNGSNYYINENFNYYFYVFLKEELENRGIVVVENTQDSPYVLRVDLSFNDFYSKFDSNSLFSIIASQLTLKDINTNKTINIKTKQEVKGFYNIKDLPFFTQLLIKQVANKSADIISSL; the protein is encoded by the coding sequence ATGTTTAAAAAAATATTCGTATGTATTTTAACTTTGTTTTTTGGTGCTTGTGCTATAAACCCTAAAAATCAAGGTATAGCTAAGGTTAATGAAGTTATAAAAATTCAAGCAGAGTGTTACAATCCTTCTGATTCTAAAGCATATGAAGCAAAAATTAAAGGTCTTGTGTATATTAGTGATGTAGGACTTAAGTATTGCACGAATAAAAGAACAATTGATAAAAGCGCTTCTTTGAAAAAAGTTTATATTCATAGAGTGTATGATTTAAATGAGAATTTGAAATATTCTTCTTCTAATGGAAGTAATTATTATATTAATGAAAATTTTAACTACTATTTTTATGTGTTTTTAAAAGAAGAATTAGAGAATAGAGGTATAGTAGTGGTTGAAAATACACAAGATTCCCCTTATGTTCTAAGAGTAGATTTAAGTTTTAATGATTTTTATTCTAAATTCGATTCTAATTCTTTATTTTCAATTATCGCTAGTCAGTTAACATTAAAAGATATTAACACTAATAAAACTATTAACATTAAAACCAAGCAAGAAGTTAAAGGTTTTTATAATATTAAAGATCTGCCTTTCTTCACTCAGCTCCTTATAAAACAAGTAGCTAATAAATCTGCAGATATTATCAGTTCTTTGTGA
- a CDS encoding ABC transporter permease, translated as MQKSISRYLLFKYLRFDKDQPFIMLSKILAFLGVSIGLCVLLVAMAIMNGFDKEFERKLFTMNYPITILPRFGASVDDKILQELRIKFPNLLFSPYIATQVIARNDLKLEGGMLFGVNFEDEKKINEVIAQALENKKLDSFDILIGKGLKDEFGLDYNEKITLIFSNLNASGLSLIPQVKRFDVKADFSSGLLAYDKAYMYTDVKALAKILSYPQGSYDGVHVYSNKPFEDIKQIEDFLGARYASIGWWEQNGNFFAALALEKRALFIVLMLIILVASLNIVSSLLMIVMNRRSEIALLLSLGASKLEIKKTFFSLGFLIGGSGIIAGVILAAIALWVLGNFDIISLPSDVYGMSKLPLELSLVDFCATLFGAIVIVSLSSYYPAKKATQVDILDTLRNE; from the coding sequence ATGCAAAAAAGTATCTCTCGTTATTTATTATTTAAATATTTGCGTTTTGATAAAGATCAACCCTTTATCATGCTTTCAAAAATTTTAGCTTTTTTAGGTGTGAGCATAGGGCTTTGCGTGCTTTTAGTTGCAATGGCTATTATGAATGGTTTTGATAAGGAATTTGAAAGAAAGCTTTTTACGATGAATTATCCTATCACTATATTACCGCGTTTTGGAGCAAGTGTTGATGATAAAATACTGCAAGAGTTAAGAATCAAATTCCCAAATTTATTATTTAGTCCTTATATTGCTACTCAAGTAATAGCAAGAAATGATTTAAAATTAGAAGGTGGTATGCTTTTTGGGGTTAATTTTGAAGATGAAAAAAAAATTAATGAAGTCATAGCACAAGCTTTAGAAAATAAAAAATTAGACAGTTTTGATATTTTAATTGGCAAGGGTTTAAAAGATGAATTTGGACTTGATTATAATGAAAAAATAACTCTAATTTTTTCTAATCTTAATGCTAGTGGACTTTCGCTTATCCCACAGGTTAAAAGATTTGATGTTAAGGCTGATTTTTCTTCAGGACTATTAGCCTATGATAAAGCTTATATGTATACAGATGTTAAAGCCTTAGCTAAAATTTTATCATATCCCCAAGGAAGTTACGATGGAGTGCATGTGTATTCAAATAAACCTTTTGAAGATATTAAACAAATTGAAGATTTTTTGGGTGCAAGATATGCTAGCATAGGTTGGTGGGAGCAAAATGGGAATTTCTTTGCAGCGCTTGCTTTAGAAAAAAGGGCTTTGTTTATAGTATTAATGTTGATTATTTTAGTTGCAAGTTTAAATATAGTTAGTTCATTACTTATGATAGTAATGAATAGACGCAGTGAAATAGCTTTATTGCTTTCCTTAGGTGCTAGTAAACTAGAGATTAAAAAAACCTTTTTTTCTTTAGGGTTTTTAATAGGTGGAAGTGGCATTATAGCAGGTGTGATTCTTGCAGCTATAGCTTTGTGGGTACTTGGAAATTTTGACATTATTTCTTTGCCAAGTGATGTTTATGGTATGAGTAAATTGCCATTAGAGCTTTCTTTAGTTGATTTTTGCGCTACACTTTTTGGAGCTATTGTGATTGTAAGTTTATCTTCTTATTATCCTGCCAAAAAAGCAACTCAAGTAGATATTTTAGATACTTTAAGAAACGAATAA
- a CDS encoding SCO family protein yields the protein MKKINIFLLIVVIFGVFFISVQYFENNKYNFHLNSEKGILSLKDFIGKKLIVYFGYTYCPDVCPSELALIANVLEKMPNKEKAHVVFISLDPARDNNLTQTNQWVKYFYPNSTALVAKDEKELEKVAKNYGVIYEKINLKDSAMGYSIAHSGEFYLIDENGKFIKTIKDISYENFFNEIQKFLNE from the coding sequence ATGAAAAAAATAAATATTTTTTTATTAATTGTGGTAATTTTTGGGGTGTTTTTTATATCAGTGCAGTATTTTGAAAATAACAAATATAATTTTCACTTAAATTCTGAAAAAGGCATACTTAGTTTAAAAGATTTTATCGGTAAAAAATTGATTGTATATTTTGGCTATACTTATTGTCCTGATGTTTGCCCTAGCGAACTTGCATTAATTGCCAATGTTTTAGAAAAAATGCCAAATAAAGAAAAAGCTCATGTGGTATTTATCTCACTAGATCCAGCAAGAGATAACAATCTAACTCAAACTAATCAGTGGGTAAAATATTTTTATCCAAATTCTACTGCTTTAGTTGCCAAAGATGAAAAGGAATTGGAAAAAGTTGCTAAAAATTATGGTGTGATATATGAAAAAATCAATCTCAAAGATTCTGCTATGGGATATTCTATAGCACATAGTGGTGAATTTTATCTGATCGATGAAAATGGAAAATTTATTAAAACTATAAAAGATATTAGTTATGAAAACTTTTTTAACGAAATTCAAAAATTCTTAAACGAATAA
- a CDS encoding LPP20 family lipoprotein, which translates to MKKVIFMFCLALGFSACALDQRGMKPTQTQATQATNSDVVVQKVDKDDVRNIIREEKMLANDTSTDNDLTFTAVGEGIAPLNTVSVGQALALAKRAAITDAYRQLASKLYGVRVNGKDTVKDAMLKSSTITAQVNGLIKNASVVDQDFKDGLYRVNVELKIDADKWKELFAY; encoded by the coding sequence ATGAAAAAAGTTATTTTTATGTTTTGTTTGGCTTTAGGTTTTAGTGCGTGTGCGCTAGATCAAAGAGGTATGAAACCTACTCAAACTCAAGCTACTCAAGCTACGAATTCTGATGTTGTAGTTCAAAAAGTAGATAAAGATGATGTGCGTAATATCATTAGAGAAGAAAAAATGCTTGCAAATGATACAAGTACAGACAATGATCTAACTTTCACAGCAGTAGGTGAGGGCATTGCTCCTTTGAATACAGTTTCTGTTGGCCAAGCTTTGGCTTTAGCTAAAAGAGCAGCGATTACTGATGCTTATAGACAGTTAGCTAGTAAGTTATATGGCGTAAGAGTTAATGGTAAAGATACAGTAAAAGATGCAATGCTTAAAAGTTCAACCATCACAGCACAAGTAAATGGTTTGATTAAAAATGCAAGTGTAGTTGACCAAGACTTTAAAGATGGCCTTTATAGAGTAAATGTAGAACTTAAAATTGATGCTGACAAGTGGAAAGAATTGTTTGCTTATTAA
- a CDS encoding L,D-transpeptidase family protein, which yields MERYKLFKTILVLFSLVVFVNASDLAKIYLNQGIDAVEKVLEQELSKKDFWLDEIKDKNVSLGYYEENVAIVLTNKSDKIIRVYHYNDGKVEKKFIQKDVLTGLAGDKEIEGDLKTPIGFYELGKKFYPGDPYYGPFAFATTYPNVLDKTLGKTGGGIWIHGYPLDGTRLDTYKTRGCIAVQNDLLEDFNKLVADRKSYAMTEEKNKVRANHEEVAILLANLFAWKDSWQKSDISKYLSFYDQKIFKHNNKFSYEQFAKNKQRIFAKKEEKTIKFSDLSISPYPNDKNEKIFRIGFYEDYRSTNYKFKGEKVLYVKLVEDKMQILAEQ from the coding sequence ATAGAAAGGTATAAATTGTTTAAAACTATATTGGTATTATTTAGTCTGGTTGTATTTGTAAATGCAAGTGATCTTGCAAAAATTTATTTAAATCAAGGTATTGATGCAGTTGAAAAGGTGTTAGAGCAAGAATTAAGCAAGAAAGATTTTTGGCTTGATGAGATAAAAGATAAAAATGTTAGCCTTGGTTACTATGAAGAAAATGTAGCTATTGTATTGACCAATAAAAGCGATAAAATCATCAGGGTTTATCACTATAATGATGGAAAAGTAGAAAAGAAATTTATTCAAAAAGATGTCTTAACTGGCTTGGCTGGAGATAAAGAAATAGAAGGGGATTTAAAAACTCCTATAGGTTTTTATGAGCTTGGAAAGAAATTTTATCCTGGTGATCCATATTATGGACCATTTGCTTTTGCAACAACTTATCCAAATGTTTTAGATAAAACTTTGGGTAAAACAGGTGGTGGAATTTGGATTCATGGGTACCCTTTAGATGGAACGCGTTTGGATACTTATAAAACTAGAGGTTGCATTGCTGTACAAAATGATTTGCTAGAAGATTTTAATAAATTAGTCGCTGATAGAAAATCATATGCAATGACAGAAGAAAAAAATAAAGTAAGAGCAAACCATGAAGAAGTTGCTATTTTGTTAGCAAATTTATTTGCTTGGAAGGATAGTTGGCAAAAAAGTGATATTAGTAAATACTTATCTTTTTATGATCAAAAAATATTCAAACATAATAATAAATTTTCATATGAGCAGTTTGCAAAAAACAAGCAAAGAATTTTTGCTAAAAAAGAAGAAAAAACTATTAAATTTTCAGATCTTAGCATAAGTCCTTATCCAAATGATAAAAATGAGAAAATTTTCAGAATAGGATTTTATGAAGATTATCGTAGTACTAATTATAAATTCAAAGGAGAAAAAGTTCTTTATGTTAAGCTAGTTGAAGATAAAATGCAAATTTTAGCTGAACAATAA
- a CDS encoding (Fe-S)-binding protein, producing MLNVNEISNACVKCGKCIPVCTIHEINRDESTSPRGFLDLISAYKNQELELDENLKKTFESCFLCTNCVEVCPSHLRVDSAIEKVRFDIAQKFGIAWYKKLAFFFLRHRKTLDILARLGYVFQSCAFSLQHKNLGMKAKFNLPLIKKNRLLPSLAKKSFLASNPDFINNQGEKNIGLFIGCLSNYSYTNTGFALLEICKHLKINVDLLKDQSCCGAPHYFTGDFNSVEKLAKKNIVYFEEKLKTLDYIIIPEATCSAMIDIDYEHFFHMQNNEEWAIRAKNISDKILLATKYFYEYTNLEELLKTKKKINTKIAYHDPCHARKMQGVFKEPRALLKQNYAFKELIKSNECCGFGGVSMQTDHYEKALQVGIKKAQNIQKSDIEIISAECSACRMQISNALEHEKISTRFLHPLELIAKTLQD from the coding sequence ATGCTAAATGTTAATGAAATTTCTAATGCTTGCGTAAAATGTGGCAAATGCATACCAGTTTGTACTATACATGAGATAAACCGCGATGAGAGCACTTCTCCTCGTGGTTTTTTGGATTTAATTAGCGCTTATAAAAACCAAGAACTAGAACTTGATGAAAATCTTAAAAAAACTTTTGAATCATGTTTTTTATGCACAAATTGCGTTGAAGTTTGCCCAAGTCATTTAAGAGTAGATAGTGCTATTGAAAAAGTACGCTTTGATATAGCACAAAAATTTGGTATAGCATGGTATAAAAAACTTGCTTTCTTTTTTTTAAGACACAGAAAGACTTTAGATATCCTAGCAAGATTAGGCTATGTTTTTCAAAGTTGTGCTTTTAGCTTGCAACATAAAAATTTAGGCATGAAAGCCAAATTTAACCTACCTTTAATCAAAAAAAACCGCTTGTTACCTTCTTTAGCTAAAAAAAGTTTTTTAGCCTCTAATCCTGATTTTATAAACAATCAAGGTGAAAAGAATATAGGGCTTTTTATAGGTTGTTTGTCTAATTATTCTTACACTAATACAGGTTTTGCCTTGCTTGAAATTTGTAAGCATCTTAAAATTAATGTTGATTTGTTAAAAGATCAATCTTGCTGTGGCGCTCCTCATTATTTTACCGGAGATTTTAACAGTGTAGAAAAATTAGCTAAAAAAAATATCGTTTATTTTGAGGAAAAATTAAAAACACTAGATTATATCATTATCCCAGAAGCGACCTGCTCTGCGATGATTGATATAGACTATGAACATTTTTTCCATATGCAAAATAATGAAGAATGGGCAATAAGAGCTAAAAATATTTCTGATAAAATACTACTTGCAACAAAATATTTTTATGAATACACTAATTTAGAAGAACTTTTAAAAACAAAGAAAAAAATAAATACAAAAATTGCATATCATGACCCTTGTCATGCAAGAAAAATGCAAGGGGTTTTTAAAGAACCAAGAGCTTTGCTAAAGCAAAACTATGCTTTTAAAGAACTTATTAAGTCAAATGAGTGCTGTGGCTTTGGTGGAGTTAGCATGCAAACTGATCATTATGAAAAAGCTTTGCAAGTTGGCATAAAAAAAGCCCAAAACATACAAAAAAGTGATATAGAAATCATTAGCGCAGAATGCTCAGCTTGTAGAATGCAAATTTCGAATGCATTAGAGCATGAAAAAATTTCCACAAGATTTTTACACCCATTAGAACTTATAGCTAAAACGCTTCAAGATTAA
- a CDS encoding alanine racemase, giving the protein MAYIKIDRLAYEYNLDLIASKAGVYEKVICVFKDNAYGHGAKLLAPIARAKGINFIAVKNEVEAKELENIFDNILILSHHPHGNESEKFIYALNDKNNIKKLKKNTKIHLVIDTNMHRNGILPEEIQEVLQGLKSNNLILHGVMMHFAGSDEVDASYFVQKQNFQYAKKIIYNLLQEEAKSLVFHSHNSEALFRANTLEDDEYCRVGLVQFGYAYFSKDLRKVLSLWAEKLSQRVLKKGQSVGYGGMYSAKEDIEIATYDLGYADGLLRYDGKKDFFLPNGKKILGKMSMDSFSCENDGEVICVLNDANVMASFFNTINYEILVKLSPNLKRIVI; this is encoded by the coding sequence ATGGCTTATATAAAAATTGATCGCTTAGCTTATGAGTATAATCTTGACCTAATAGCCTCTAAGGCTGGAGTTTATGAAAAAGTAATTTGTGTTTTTAAAGATAATGCTTATGGTCATGGAGCTAAACTTTTAGCTCCTATAGCTAGAGCAAAAGGTATAAATTTTATAGCCGTAAAAAATGAAGTTGAAGCAAAAGAGCTTGAAAATATTTTTGATAATATCCTAATTTTATCTCATCATCCACATGGCAATGAAAGTGAAAAATTTATTTATGCTTTAAATGATAAAAATAATATAAAAAAGCTTAAAAAAAATACAAAAATTCATTTAGTCATAGATACAAATATGCATAGAAATGGAATTTTACCTGAAGAAATTCAAGAAGTGCTGCAAGGGTTAAAAAGTAATAATTTGATACTTCATGGAGTGATGATGCATTTTGCAGGAAGCGATGAAGTAGATGCAAGTTATTTTGTACAAAAACAAAATTTTCAATACGCAAAAAAGATAATTTATAATTTATTACAAGAAGAGGCTAAGAGCTTAGTATTTCATTCTCATAATTCTGAAGCTTTATTTAGAGCAAATACTTTAGAAGATGATGAGTATTGTAGAGTGGGGCTTGTGCAATTTGGTTATGCATATTTTAGTAAAGACTTGCGTAAGGTTTTGAGTTTATGGGCTGAAAAATTAAGCCAAAGAGTGTTAAAAAAAGGTCAAAGTGTTGGTTATGGTGGAATGTATAGTGCAAAAGAAGATATCGAAATAGCAACTTATGATTTAGGTTATGCTGATGGGCTTTTGCGTTATGATGGTAAAAAAGATTTTTTTCTTCCTAATGGTAAAAAAATACTTGGAAAAATGTCTATGGATAGTTTTTCTTGTGAGAATGATGGTGAGGTAATTTGTGTTTTAAATGATGCCAATGTTATGGCTAGTTTTTTTAATACTATTAATTATGAAATTTTAGTAAAACTTTCTCCAAATTTAAAAAGAATTGTAATTTAA
- a CDS encoding ComF family protein produces MRCFSCHGFSFASFCPACKEELLEYSLGIRELEGNFKVYYFYQYEQIKHLIYFKHKFQGYFVLNALAKLSFAKFKDFFQPSCEINAIALDDKTYKNYSHTAILTKYLKTQFIKPMYHTLQANSEFKYSGKSLQFRKDNKRSYKLLKRPKYPVILVDDVVTTGLSLLEARELLEKNNIKVLFALVLANAKE; encoded by the coding sequence GTGAGGTGTTTTAGCTGTCATGGATTTTCCTTTGCAAGCTTTTGTCCAGCTTGCAAAGAAGAACTTTTAGAATATTCTTTAGGTATAAGAGAACTTGAGGGTAATTTTAAAGTTTATTATTTTTATCAATATGAACAAATTAAGCATCTGATTTATTTTAAACACAAATTTCAAGGCTATTTTGTTTTAAATGCACTTGCAAAATTAAGCTTTGCCAAATTTAAAGATTTTTTTCAACCCTCTTGTGAAATTAATGCCATAGCCTTAGATGATAAAACATATAAAAATTACTCTCATACTGCTATTTTAACCAAGTATTTAAAAACTCAATTCATAAAACCTATGTATCATACTTTGCAAGCTAATTCAGAATTTAAATATAGTGGGAAAAGTTTGCAATTTCGCAAAGATAATAAAAGATCTTATAAGCTTTTAAAGCGCCCAAAATACCCTGTAATTTTAGTAGATGATGTGGTAACTACGGGATTAAGCTTGCTTGAAGCAAGAGAGCTTTTAGAAAAAAATAATATTAAAGTACTTTTTGCTTTAGTTTTAGCTAATGCAAAAGAATAA
- a CDS encoding copper chaperone PCu(A)C: MKKILSLAILSTFAIANEIAINDPYIRQTPPNSKTTAIFLELKNNSDKDIKLIKAQSSLSDTTEIHDHIMENGKKMMVQIPQITIKANSSTELKPGGMHIMILNLKENITPQTKANLTLYFDDNSTIELKDIKSRSIKK; the protein is encoded by the coding sequence ATGAAAAAAATACTTAGTTTGGCTATATTAAGCACCTTTGCTATTGCAAATGAAATCGCTATAAATGATCCTTATATTAGACAAACTCCGCCAAATTCTAAAACAACAGCAATTTTTTTAGAACTTAAAAACAACTCTGATAAAGATATAAAACTAATAAAAGCTCAAAGCTCATTAAGTGATACAACTGAAATTCACGATCATATCATGGAAAATGGTAAAAAAATGATGGTGCAAATCCCTCAAATTACTATAAAAGCTAATTCAAGCACTGAACTTAAACCAGGTGGCATGCATATCATGATACTAAATCTTAAAGAGAATATCACGCCTCAAACCAAAGCTAATTTAACACTTTATTTTGATGATAATAGCACAATTGAACTAAAAGATATCAAGTCAAGAAGCATTAAAAAATAA
- the gyrA gene encoding DNA gyrase subunit A yields the protein MENIFTKDSDIENIDIESSIKSSYLDYSMSVIIGRALPDARDGLKPVHRRILYAMNDLGVGSRSAYKKSARIVGDVIGKYHPHGDVAVYDALVRMAQDFSMRYPSVDGQGNFGSIDGDGAAAMRYTEARMTILAEELLRDIDKDTVDFVPNYDDSMSEPDVLPARVPNLLLNGSSGIAVGMATNIPPHSLNELIDGLLYLIDNKESSLEEIMQFIKGPDFPTGGIIYGKKGIIEAYRTGRGRVKVRAKTHIEKRANKDIIVIDELPYQTNKARLIEQIADLAKEKQIEGIAEVRDESDREGIRVVIELKRDAMSEIVLNNLFKSTTMESTFGVIMLAIHNKEPKVFSLIELLKLFLNHRKTVIIRRTIFELQKARARAHILEGLKIALDNIDEVIALIKNSPDNPTAKNLLMQKFGLSELQSNAILDMKLGRLTGLEREKIDNELKELLAEIERLDEILKSEALLENLIKDELKEIRSKFDVPRITQIEDDYDDIDIEDLIPNENMVVTITHRGYIKRVPSKQYEKQKRGGKGKVAVTTYDDDFIENFFTANTHDTLMFVTDRGQLYWLKVYKIPEGSRTAKGKAVVNLINLQADEKIMAIIPTTDFDESKSLCFFTKNGIVKRTNLSEYQNIRSVGVKAINLDENDELVTAIIVARDENEMSNQALEDEENLENEVLENNEELENVAVGKMLFAVTKKGMCIKFPLAKVREIGRVSRGVTAIKFKEKNDELVGAVVIENDAQEILSVSAKGIGKRTDAGEYRLQSRGGKGVICMKLNAKTKDLISVVIVDESMDLMALTTSGKMIRVDMQSIRKAGRNTSGVIVVNVENDEVVSIAKCPKEEDEELDTETNIDLNLE from the coding sequence ATGGAAAATATTTTTACTAAAGATTCAGATATTGAAAATATAGATATAGAAAGTTCTATAAAAAGTAGTTATTTAGATTATTCTATGAGTGTTATTATAGGCCGTGCTTTGCCTGATGCAAGGGATGGACTTAAGCCTGTTCATAGAAGAATTTTATATGCTATGAATGATTTAGGCGTTGGAAGTCGTAGTGCATATAAAAAATCAGCTCGTATAGTAGGGGATGTTATAGGTAAGTATCATCCGCATGGTGATGTTGCTGTATATGATGCTTTGGTTAGAATGGCACAAGATTTTTCTATGCGTTATCCAAGTGTTGATGGACAAGGTAACTTTGGCTCTATTGATGGGGATGGCGCTGCTGCTATGCGTTATACTGAGGCTAGAATGACTATTTTAGCTGAAGAATTGTTGCGTGATATTGATAAAGATACGGTTGATTTTGTACCAAATTATGATGATTCTATGAGTGAGCCTGATGTTTTACCTGCTAGGGTGCCAAATTTATTGCTTAATGGATCAAGTGGTATAGCTGTTGGTATGGCTACAAATATCCCACCGCATAGTTTAAATGAATTAATCGATGGGCTTTTATATTTAATAGACAATAAAGAAAGTTCTTTAGAAGAAATAATGCAGTTTATCAAAGGGCCTGATTTTCCAACTGGTGGGATTATATATGGTAAAAAAGGCATTATAGAAGCTTATCGCACTGGTCGTGGTAGGGTTAAAGTAAGAGCTAAAACCCATATAGAAAAAAGAGCAAATAAAGACATAATAGTCATCGATGAACTTCCTTATCAAACCAATAAAGCAAGATTGATAGAGCAAATTGCTGATTTAGCCAAAGAAAAGCAAATTGAAGGTATTGCTGAAGTTAGAGATGAAAGCGATAGAGAAGGAATTCGTGTAGTAATTGAGCTAAAACGCGATGCTATGAGTGAGATAGTTTTAAATAATTTATTTAAATCAACAACCATGGAAAGTACCTTTGGTGTAATAATGCTTGCCATACATAATAAAGAGCCAAAAGTATTTTCTTTAATAGAACTTTTAAAATTATTTTTAAATCATAGAAAAACTGTGATCATTAGAAGAACTATTTTTGAACTTCAAAAAGCAAGAGCTAGAGCGCATATTTTAGAAGGTTTAAAAATAGCTTTAGATAATATTGATGAAGTTATAGCCTTGATAAAAAATTCTCCAGATAATCCAACAGCTAAAAATTTATTAATGCAAAAATTTGGTCTAAGTGAGCTTCAATCAAACGCGATTTTAGATATGAAACTTGGCCGTTTAACAGGACTTGAAAGAGAAAAAATAGATAATGAATTAAAAGAATTATTAGCTGAAATAGAGAGGCTTGATGAAATTTTAAAAAGCGAAGCTTTGCTTGAAAATTTAATCAAAGATGAGCTAAAAGAAATAAGATCTAAATTTGATGTACCAAGAATTACTCAAATTGAAGATGATTATGATGATATTGATATAGAAGATTTAATACCTAATGAAAATATGGTGGTTACTATCACTCATCGTGGTTATATTAAACGCGTTCCAAGTAAGCAATATGAAAAACAAAAACGCGGTGGCAAAGGTAAGGTTGCAGTTACAACTTATGATGATGATTTTATAGAAAACTTCTTTACAGCAAACACTCATGATACTTTAATGTTTGTAACAGATCGTGGTCAGCTTTATTGGTTAAAAGTTTATAAAATTCCAGAAGGTAGTAGGACTGCTAAAGGAAAAGCTGTGGTAAATCTTATAAATTTGCAAGCTGATGAAAAAATCATGGCAATTATCCCTACAACTGATTTTGATGAGAGTAAATCATTGTGTTTCTTTACTAAAAATGGTATCGTAAAACGCACAAATTTAAGCGAATATCAAAATATAAGAAGTGTTGGTGTAAAAGCTATAAATTTAGATGAAAATGATGAGCTTGTTACTGCGATAATTGTTGCAAGAGATGAAAATGAAATGTCAAATCAAGCATTAGAAGATGAGGAAAATTTAGAAAATGAAGTGCTTGAGAATAACGAAGAGTTAGAAAATGTAGCAGTTGGTAAAATGCTTTTTGCAGTTACTAAAAAAGGTATGTGTATTAAATTCCCACTTGCTAAAGTTAGAGAAATTGGTCGTGTTAGTAGAGGTGTGACTGCTATTAAATTTAAAGAAAAAAATGATGAGCTTGTAGGTGCTGTTGTTATAGAAAATGATGCTCAAGAAATTTTAAGTGTAAGTGCTAAAGGTATAGGTAAGCGTACCGATGCTGGAGAGTATAGACTACAAAGTAGAGGCGGAAAAGGCGTTATTTGTATGAAGCTTAATGCAAAAACAAAAGATTTAATCAGTGTTGTCATAGTGGATGAAAGCATGGATTTAATGGCGCTAACAACTAGCGGTAAGATGATTAGAGTTGACATGCAAAGCATAAGAAAAGCTGGTAGAAATACAAGTGGTGTTATAGTTGTTAATGTGGAAAATGATGAGGTTGTAAGTATTGCTAAGTGTCCTAAAGAAGAAGATGAGGAGTTAGATACTGAAACTAATATAGATTTAAATTTAGAATAG